A single region of the Saprospiraceae bacterium genome encodes:
- a CDS encoding AAA family ATPase — translation MANISIQLPTLIQDVIVEGMPQYYLRPLFASYPFVTHRRYNLAITQYQKEVKLSFKGLSLNRDNMDRVLWFLFSPVIHYQRLPISFTIGGQFIQGDLSMIRFELKGYTFIGFPALNNYLFMLDQTNLRQEDYIKEAETRAKKLLRHFKQEQAKNFDPNQYYAGKKEFITKVPINIRVGQSPFKFDRRQEDWFFSRLNQHEDFDGATEIEKIGQDLNARYPSELDRAYYQDGLVDQLYPIIFKKTNTSLAIVGPPGVGKSTIIQETLYRYLSHYYERRKGRAQRLWLIDPNRIISGMMYVGMWQKRLESIIQYIRKPEEKSKQSDTLIVSNPVALLRIGKSANNNMTLADVFKPYLEKRELQLIILASPEEWKVIQEQDRRFSDLFQLIRVSEPDTLTATKIILQQRKHLEFENGTTITIKAIHQLLDIQRNYLKNKPLPGSVMSLLKQIATKYRYGQVDAQEIREEFNAFSGLREQIFDTGTIIEENEIDQLFARELVGQPHAVKALADVVHLLKAKLNNSNEPICSLLFVGPTGVGKTHAAKVLANYLTGSEQHLIRFDMNEYIDDGAAERLIGDYSNPEGQLTGEIRYRPFGILLLDEIEKAHPKVHDLLLQVLDAGRLTDSLGRTVDFSNIIVIMTSNLGAQEVNRQLGYVDNSQQDEAIILRSIEAHFRPEFVNRIRKIVFFNPLQQEHILGIAQLQIRELLQRDGFVRRTTILNISQNALEWVARRGFHARMGGRALKRQIERDLTSLSAEQLIAAYHNNPIIFDIHLKDGHLHPQISTLAFVSNVEEDWLPTLPSVTEGGRFYAKLLKHIEKLEKDIDDLEKYLPPRQEGMIIIGEGTLDWQYYGFKAKVSETKEFIQTIMLGFSDKYFIESPANPLRLKPAVKPRKDWSKGVRENFKDRLFQKEALQEISEAYQYATAQFDNLKSEFINNYLKVAFLLLSGRGFLRRQIEQVSLHFDSCITGLGEAETTFLCNLYAKLLKLLDIHFEISENKKSILAEGYALVEMLGAEEGIQLFYVAHQNPLPIRMWLEKNQTPVSKVASYKVIRIFDGSNTMTDLRSGFSNAVNITPQEFKLLVYAGFPSDLRQTLL, via the coding sequence ATGGCCAACATTAGTATACAATTGCCAACACTTATTCAGGATGTGATAGTAGAAGGAATGCCTCAGTACTATCTCAGGCCTTTATTTGCATCCTACCCCTTTGTCACGCATCGACGATACAACCTGGCTATTACCCAATACCAAAAAGAGGTGAAGTTGTCCTTCAAGGGGCTGAGCCTCAATAGAGACAATATGGACCGGGTGCTGTGGTTTCTTTTTTCTCCGGTCATTCATTACCAAAGGCTGCCTATTTCCTTTACCATCGGTGGTCAGTTTATTCAGGGTGACCTAAGTATGATTCGGTTCGAGTTAAAAGGCTATACCTTTATTGGCTTTCCGGCCCTCAACAATTACCTCTTTATGCTGGATCAAACCAATCTCCGGCAAGAGGATTATATAAAAGAAGCGGAAACAAGGGCCAAAAAATTGTTGCGGCATTTCAAACAAGAACAAGCTAAAAACTTTGATCCTAATCAATACTATGCGGGAAAAAAAGAATTCATCACCAAAGTCCCCATCAACATAAGGGTTGGGCAAAGCCCTTTTAAATTTGATCGGCGACAAGAGGATTGGTTTTTTTCCAGACTTAACCAACACGAAGATTTTGATGGCGCTACCGAAATTGAAAAAATTGGCCAGGACCTCAATGCCCGTTATCCGAGTGAACTTGATCGCGCTTATTACCAGGACGGGCTCGTCGACCAATTATATCCAATTATTTTTAAAAAAACCAACACCTCTCTAGCCATTGTCGGCCCGCCTGGTGTCGGTAAATCCACGATTATTCAAGAGACCTTATACCGTTATCTATCTCACTATTATGAGCGCCGAAAAGGGCGTGCCCAAAGGTTATGGCTAATTGACCCTAACCGTATCATTTCAGGTATGATGTATGTGGGAATGTGGCAAAAAAGGCTGGAATCCATTATTCAATATATCCGAAAACCAGAAGAGAAGTCAAAACAATCTGATACACTGATCGTTTCTAATCCGGTCGCTTTACTTCGCATTGGGAAATCCGCCAACAACAATATGACGCTGGCCGATGTTTTCAAACCCTATTTGGAAAAAAGAGAACTTCAGCTAATCATTTTAGCGAGTCCGGAGGAATGGAAGGTCATCCAGGAGCAAGATCGCAGGTTTAGCGATTTGTTTCAATTGATCCGAGTCTCTGAGCCGGATACCCTTACTGCCACCAAGATCATCCTCCAGCAGCGCAAACACCTGGAATTCGAAAACGGAACAACGATCACGATAAAGGCGATCCATCAGTTGCTCGACATCCAACGCAATTACCTCAAAAACAAGCCATTGCCAGGCAGTGTCATGAGCCTGCTCAAACAAATAGCGACCAAATATCGCTACGGGCAAGTAGATGCGCAGGAAATCCGAGAAGAATTTAACGCCTTCAGTGGGCTCAGGGAACAAATATTTGATACGGGGACCATCATTGAAGAGAATGAGATCGATCAGCTCTTTGCCAGGGAACTAGTGGGCCAACCCCATGCCGTCAAGGCATTAGCTGATGTGGTGCACTTGCTAAAAGCCAAACTCAACAACAGCAATGAGCCCATTTGTTCCTTGCTGTTCGTTGGCCCTACTGGCGTGGGTAAAACCCATGCCGCCAAAGTGTTGGCGAACTACCTCACGGGAAGTGAGCAGCACCTGATACGCTTTGACATGAATGAATATATTGACGATGGGGCGGCAGAACGGCTCATTGGCGATTATTCAAACCCCGAAGGGCAATTGACAGGCGAAATCAGGTACCGCCCATTTGGCATTTTATTGTTAGATGAAATTGAAAAAGCCCACCCAAAAGTCCATGACTTATTACTCCAGGTACTGGATGCAGGTCGGCTCACCGATAGCCTGGGGAGGACGGTAGATTTTTCTAATATTATCGTTATTATGACCTCTAACCTGGGGGCCCAGGAGGTCAACCGACAGCTGGGATATGTCGATAATAGCCAACAGGATGAGGCTATTATTTTAAGATCCATAGAGGCACATTTCAGGCCCGAATTCGTTAATAGGATCCGAAAAATTGTTTTCTTCAATCCCTTACAGCAGGAACACATCCTTGGAATTGCGCAGTTGCAGATTAGAGAGCTACTTCAGCGCGACGGCTTTGTTAGACGGACTACCATCCTTAATATTTCGCAAAACGCATTGGAGTGGGTCGCCAGAAGAGGTTTCCATGCCCGAATGGGGGGACGAGCCTTGAAGCGACAGATAGAGCGAGACTTAACGTCGCTTTCAGCAGAGCAATTGATAGCAGCGTACCATAACAATCCGATTATTTTTGATATCCACCTCAAGGACGGGCATCTGCATCCACAGATTAGTACCCTTGCCTTTGTTTCTAATGTGGAAGAAGATTGGTTGCCCACCCTGCCCTCTGTCACAGAAGGAGGACGATTTTATGCCAAATTGCTCAAGCATATTGAGAAATTAGAAAAAGACATTGACGACCTGGAAAAATACCTTCCGCCCCGGCAGGAGGGCATGATTATTATCGGAGAAGGGACTTTGGATTGGCAATATTATGGCTTCAAAGCCAAGGTGAGTGAAACGAAAGAGTTTATTCAGACCATTATGCTGGGATTCAGCGACAAGTACTTCATTGAAAGTCCAGCCAACCCGCTCCGCCTCAAACCCGCCGTAAAACCACGAAAGGATTGGTCGAAAGGCGTAAGGGAAAATTTCAAAGATCGCTTGTTTCAAAAGGAAGCCCTGCAGGAAATCAGCGAGGCCTATCAATATGCCACGGCTCAGTTTGACAACCTGAAGTCAGAATTCATTAATAATTACCTCAAGGTGGCTTTTTTGCTATTGAGTGGCAGAGGCTTTTTGAGGCGGCAAATAGAACAAGTGAGCCTTCATTTTGACTCCTGTATCACGGGATTAGGAGAGGCGGAAACGACCTTTTTGTGTAATTTATATGCCAAACTATTGAAGCTGCTTGATATCCATTTCGAGATTAGTGAGAACAAAAAAAGCATCCTCGCAGAAGGATATGCCTTGGTTGAAATGCTTGGGGCGGAGGAGGGCATTCAATTGTTTTATGTGGCCCATCAAAATCCGCTTCCCATCAGAATGTGGTTGGAAAAAAACCAAACACCGGTCTCAAAGGTAGCAAGTTATAAAGTAATCCGTATTTTTGATGGTTCAAATACAATGACGGACCTTCGTTCGGGATTTTCAAATGCGGTAAATATTACCCCACAGGAATTTAAGTTGCTGGTGTACGCTGGTTTTCCATCAGACCTTAGACAAACATTGCTGTAA
- a CDS encoding HAD-IIIA family hydrolase — translation MNQLETFKGIKTFIFDVDGVMTNSELLILEDGKLLRKMSIRDGYALKMAVNAGYKIAVITGGKSEGVRSRLRALGIVDIYLGYQDKLEAYEEFINAYEINEDTILYMGDDIPDYQVMRRVGFPTCPQNAATEILQLSQYVSPYNGGEGCVRDVIEKVLKLNYQWPIGLGQDEEE, via the coding sequence ATGAATCAACTTGAGACTTTCAAAGGCATAAAAACCTTCATCTTTGATGTAGATGGGGTGATGACCAATAGTGAATTACTCATTTTGGAGGATGGAAAGTTATTGCGAAAAATGAGTATAAGGGATGGATATGCCTTGAAAATGGCGGTGAATGCAGGCTATAAAATAGCCGTTATTACTGGAGGAAAATCCGAAGGCGTACGGAGTAGATTGAGGGCCCTCGGGATCGTAGATATTTATCTCGGCTACCAGGATAAGCTAGAGGCCTATGAAGAATTCATCAATGCCTACGAAATCAATGAGGATACCATCCTCTACATGGGGGATGATATCCCGGATTACCAGGTTATGCGCAGGGTTGGTTTTCCCACCTGCCCCCAAAATGCGGCAACGGAAATACTTCAACTCTCCCAATACGTTTCTCCTTACAACGGGGGGGAAGGTTGTGTGAGAGACGTAATAGAAAAAGTACTAAAATTGAACTATCAATGGCCCATTGGCTTGGGTCAGGATGAAGAGGAATAA
- a CDS encoding geranylgeranylglycerol-phosphate geranylgeranyltransferase — translation MELLQLVRWPNLLIVALTQMLIFFRVLNPSFSQLNIKNALSQDYFFLLVAITLLLTAGGYIINDVYDKNIDKIDKPPHKVIIGSTIDLETAYWLYFVVHLIGFILALYLAFQVEKPGYVGLFPLASTGLYLYSRWLKRRPLIGNLLIALYCAGVAGIVWFAERVAFSQLASAPVLYQKVKGILIMYLLFAFLTTLFREIVKDMEDIKGDQLANFRTAPIAWGTKTTRNITFFVGILIIALLFVAGWYFWQQIHIPLSGTILIFLTLPAFILLWKLWKAKEKKDFHDLSQWSKFLMLGGILILLLIEI, via the coding sequence ATGGAATTATTGCAACTGGTACGCTGGCCGAATCTACTGATTGTGGCATTGACCCAAATGTTGATCTTTTTTAGGGTCTTAAACCCTAGTTTCAGTCAGCTTAATATCAAAAACGCACTTAGCCAGGATTACTTTTTTTTATTAGTAGCCATAACCTTACTGTTGACTGCAGGTGGATATATTATAAATGATGTTTACGATAAAAACATTGACAAAATCGACAAACCTCCGCATAAGGTAATCATTGGCAGCACCATTGATCTAGAAACAGCTTATTGGTTATACTTCGTCGTTCATCTGATTGGCTTTATCCTTGCTTTATACTTGGCTTTTCAGGTAGAAAAGCCGGGATACGTGGGTCTTTTCCCTTTGGCCAGCACAGGTTTATATCTTTATTCTCGTTGGCTGAAACGGCGCCCCTTAATCGGAAACCTACTCATTGCCTTGTATTGTGCAGGGGTAGCTGGCATTGTATGGTTTGCCGAGCGAGTAGCTTTCAGTCAATTGGCTTCTGCGCCCGTTCTGTACCAAAAAGTAAAAGGGATTTTGATCATGTATCTCCTTTTTGCTTTTCTAACCACCCTTTTTAGAGAAATAGTGAAAGACATGGAGGATATCAAAGGCGATCAATTGGCTAATTTCCGAACCGCGCCTATCGCCTGGGGCACAAAAACCACGCGAAATATTACCTTCTTCGTTGGTATCCTAATCATTGCTTTGTTATTTGTTGCTGGCTGGTATTTTTGGCAACAAATTCATATTCCGCTCTCAGGCACCATTTTAATTTTTTTGACCTTACCTGCTTTTATACTCTTGTGGAAATTATGGAAAGCAAAAGAAAAAAAGGATTTTCACGACCTTAGCCAATGGTCAAAATTCCTAATGCTCGGAGGCATTCTTATTTTGTTACTTATCGAGATTTAA